Proteins from a genomic interval of Harpia harpyja isolate bHarHar1 chromosome 9, bHarHar1 primary haplotype, whole genome shotgun sequence:
- the KCNJ10 gene encoding ATP-sensitive inward rectifier potassium channel 10, producing the protein MTSATKVYYSQTTQTDSRPLIGSGLRRRRVMTKDGRSNVRMEHIADKRFLYLKDLWTTFIDMQWRYKLVLFSATFAGTWFAFGVVWYLVAVVHGDLLEFDPPANHTPCVMQVHTLTGAFLFSLESQTTIGYGFRYISEECPLAIVLLITQLVLTTIMEIFITGTFLAKIARPKKRAETIKFSQNAVVAQHNGKTCLMIRVANMRKSLLIGCQVTGKLLQTHLTKEGESVRLNQVNVDFQVDTSSDSPFLILPLTFYHVVDDASPFRDVALRTGEGDFELVVILSGTVESTSATCQVRTSYLPEEILWGYEFTPAISLSASGKYVADFSLFDQVVKVTAPCCLHETVRFGDPEKVKLEESLREAAEREREGAPLSVRISNV; encoded by the coding sequence GGGCCTGCGCCGGCGCCGGGTGATGACCAAGGACGGCCGCAGCAATGTGCGGATGGAGCACATCGCCGACAAGCGCTTCCTGTACCTCAAGGACCTGTGGACCACCTTCATCGACATGCAATGGCGGTACAAGCTAGTCCTGTTCTCCGCCACCTTCGCGGGCACCTGGTTCGCCTTCGGCGTCGTCTGGTACCTGGTGGCTGTGGTCCACGGGGACCTGCTGGAGTTCGACCCACCGGCCAACCACACACCGTGCGTCATGCAGGTGCACACCCTCACTGgtgccttcctcttctccctggagTCCCAGACCACCATCGGCTATGGCTTCCGCTACATCAGCGAGGAGTGTCCCCTCGCCATCGTCCTGCTCATCACTCAGCTGGTCCTCACCACCATCATGGAGATCTTCATCACTGGCACCTTCCTGGCCAAGATCGCCCGGCCCAAGAAACGCGCCGAGACCATCAAGTTCAGCCAAaatgcggtggtggcccaacacAACGGCAAGACCTGCCTGATGATCCGCGTGGCCAACATGCGCAAGAGCCTGCTCATCGGCTGCCAGGTGACGGGCAAGCTCCTGCAGACCCACCTCACCAAGGAGGGCGAGAGTGTCCGCCTCAACCAGGTCAACGTGGACTTCCAGGTGGACACCTCCTCCGACAGCCCCTTCCTCATCCTGCCCCTCACCTTCTACCACGTGGTGGACGACGCCAGCCCCTTCCGGGACGTGGCCCTACGGACGGGCGAAGGCGACTTCGAGCTGGTGGTCATCCTCAGCGGTACCGTGGAGTCCACCAGCGCCACGTGCCAGGTGCGCACCTCCTACCTGCCCGAGGAGATCCTCTGGGGCTACGAGTTCACCCCAGCCATCTCCCTCTCGGCCAGCGGCAAGTACGTGGCCGACTTCAGCCTCTTCGACCAGGTGGTGAAGGTGACGGCGCCCTGTTGTCTCCACGAGACCGTCCGGTTCGGGGACCCCGAGAAGGTGAAGCTGGAGGAGTCCCTGAGGGAGGCGGCAgagcgggagcgggagggagCACCCCTGAGCGTCCGCATCAGCAACGTCTGA
- the F11R gene encoding junctional adhesion molecule A yields MAGAARRGGPGPRPLLRLVLLGAAAASLVGAQVTSETKEVPENKPADIPCSAYRSSWSNPRIEWKFQKGSSLVLFYYGGELTEPYKNRVQFSPTTIHFNTVTREDTGKYICEVVGDGSHIAKSEVNLIVQVPPSKPVAHVPTSATIGSKAVLRCTETDGSPPPTFRWYKDSMLMPANPKTSLTFRNSSYSLDPITGELIFEPLSSFDTGDYYCEAINNVGSPQKSDVIHMEASEVNVGGIVAAVVVLLMVLALVAFGIWFAYSRGFFSKRKDTAGKKVIYSQPSHRSEGEFKQTSSFLV; encoded by the exons ATggcgggagcggcgcggcggggcggccccgggccccggccgcTCCTGCGGCTGGTGCTCCTCGGTGCGGCGGCCG CGTCCCTGGTGGGAGCCCAGGTCACCTCTGAGACCAAAGAAGTGCCTGAAAACAAGC CTGCCGACATCCCCTGCTCGGCATATCGGTCCAGCTGGAGTAACCCCCGCATCGAGTGGAAGTTCCAGAAGGGCTCCTCGCTGGTCCTCTTCTACTATGGGGGAGAGCTGACAG AGCCGTACAAGAACCGGGTCCAGTTCTCACCCACCACCATCCACTTCAACACAGTGACGCGGGAGGACACAGGGAAGTACATCTGTGAGGTGGTGGGGGACGGCAGCCACATCGCCAAGTCGGAGGTGAACCTCATCGTCCAAG TGCCCCCCTCCAAGCCAGTGGCCCATGTCCCCACCTCGGCCACCATCGGCAGCAAGGCCGTGCTGCGGTGCACCGAGACGGACGGCTCACCGCCCCCCACCTTCCGCTGGTACAAGGACAGCATGCTGATGCCCGCCAACCCCAAAACCAGCCTGACCTTCAGAAACTCCTCCTACAGCCTGGACCCCATCACGGGGGAGCTG ATCTTTGAGCCCCTGAGCAGCTTTGACACCGGTGACTACTACTGCGAGGCGATAAACAACGTGGGCTCCCCCCAGAAATCGGACGTTATCCACATGGAAGCCA GCGAAGTCAACGTGGGCGGCATTGTGGCTGCGGTTGTGGTGCTGCTGATGGTGCTGGCACTCGTGGCTTTCGGCATCTGGTTTGCCTACAGCCGGGGTTTCTTCAGCA agagaaaaga cactgctggcaaGAAGGTGATTTACAGCCAGCCCTCGCACCGCAGCGAA GGAGAATTCAAGCAGACGTCCTCCTTCCTGGTGTGA